Part of the Deinococcus fonticola genome is shown below.
TGGCGTCCAGGGCGCGGTTGGCGGCGGCCAGGTCGAACTTGCCGAGCAGGGTCGAGCAGTTGGTGTAGAAGGCCTTGTTGGCCGGGGCGACGCCGCAGCCGGGCTGGCTGGCCAGGCCGTTGTACACGCTGTCGATGATGCGGTTGCGGTTCACGGCCTTCTGCAGGGCCTGGCGGAAACGCACGTCACTGAAGACCTTGGCCAGTTCAGGGTCTTTGGCGTCGAAGTTGTAGGCGATGAAGGGCGGGCTGCCGAACAGGGCCGTGAAGCGCCCGACCTTGATGGGCGAGCCGCTGACTTCCTTCTGTTTCAGATCCGGGAACTGGGCGCCTGACGAATTGAGCTGGTCAAGGTTGCCGGCCAGGAACTGCGCCATCTGGGCCTGCGGGTCGCGGATGATCAAAAATTCCAGCTTGTCCAGGTAAGGCAGCTTCTGGCCTTTGGCGTCCACCTTCCAGTAGTTGGGGTTTCTCACCAGACTGACTTTCTGCCCGGTGGTGTAACTCTGGAATTTGAAGGGGCCGGTGCCGACAATTTCGCTGGCGGCGGTGTTGCCGGGCCAGGCGTTGTTGATGTCGCTGGATTTGGCGCCGCCCTCGGGGGTGTACTTGACCAGTTTGTGCTTGGGCACGATGAAGTAGCGCTGCTGCAACAGGAAAGCCGGTGCGGGGCGCGGCAGGGTGAACTTCACCGCGTACTGGTTCACCTTGCTGATGGTGATGTCCTTGCCGTCCAGCTTGAAGTTGGCCGGGTCGCCCGCCTTGGCGTCGGGGTTCATGATCAGGTTCTTGTACGTGAAGATCACGTCGTCGGCGTCGAAGGTCTGGCCGTCACTCCACTTCACGCCCTGGCGCAGTTTGAAGGTGTAGGTCTTGCCGTCGGGGCTGACCGTCCAGCTCTCGGCGAGCGCCGGTTCGATCTTGTAGGTGGCGAAGTTGAATTCCACCAGTCCGTCGAACAGTTGCTGCGAGATCAGGCCCAGGTTGTTGTCGATGGCGCCGTAATAAAAGAGGCTCTGGGGGCTGTCGCCCAGGGCCAGGGTGTAGGTGCCGCCGCTCTTGCCGTCGACCACACCCAGAGAGCCGTATCCGGTGACTTTCTTGGGAGCGGCGGAAGCGGTGGTGAGCAGGGCGGTGCCGATCAGGGCGAGGCTGATCCGGGCCAGGGTGGTGCGTTTACGCATGCGTGTCCTCCGGTGAAGTGATCATTCCGATCACGAGGGGGTGTGGATGTCGTGGTTGTACCCACCTAGCCTAATACCACTTTGCGGCCACTTGCAAGTGATTTGCAAAGTGGCTTTAGAGTGGTATGGTTGCAGCGATGTCCCTCAACGCCCCCATGACGGCCGCACCGTGGCTCGTGCCGCTCGACCTGCACAGCGCCACGCCCGTATATGTGCAGGTTGCCCAGGGGCTGCGCGAACGGATCGAGCAGGGAGAACTGCCCGTCGGCAGTGCCCTTCCTGCTGAACGCGAACTGGCCGCCAACCTGCACGTGTCGCGCGTGACCGTGCGTCAGGCCCTCGCCCTGCTGGCCGAACAGGGACTGCTGTCACGCAAACATGGCAGCGGCACCTTCATCACACCGCCTCAGACAGCGGAATTGCCGTCTCACTCGCTGGGGCTGCTCAGTTCATTCAGCGGCGACGTCACTTCACGCGGGCAGCGGCCCGGCGCCCGGGTGCTGACCTTCGAGCACACGCGCCCCACCGCCCAGGAAGCCATGTCGCTGGGCCTCTCCCCCACCGAGTTCGTGTACCGCATCCGCCGCCTGCGCACCGCCGACGGCGAACCGCTGGCCCTGGAGCAAAGCACCCTCCCGGTTGTGCTGGTGGGCCACATCACCGCGCAGGACGTGACCGACGCCAGCCTGTACGCGCTGCTGGGCACGCGCGGCCTGCAACCCCAGCGGGCCATCCGTCACCTGCGGGCCGTGAACGCCGACGCGGACGCCGCCGGGCTGCTGGAAGTCAGCGTGGGCACCGCCATGCTCAGCACCGAACGCCTCTCGTGGACGAACCGGAACAGACCCATTGAATTTGCCCGCGCCCTGTACCGGGGCGACCGGTACGACTTCGTAATGGAACTCCACGCGCAGGACGGCGCATGAGGGGGCCGGCATGACCCGCGCCCCGCGCATTCTGGGACTCATGAGCGGCACGAGCGCCGACGGGGTGGACGCCGCGCTGCTGGAACTTCCCGGCTGGCCTGAACTGGGCTCAGGCGGAGCTTTTCCGGCCCTGCCAGCTGGCGTGCCGCGCGGACGGGTGGTCGAGCATCATTTCCTGCCGTTCAGCCGTGAACTACGCGAAGCCGTGCTGAAAGCCATGTACGACCAGGCCAGCACCGCCGAGTTGACCCAGTTGCACTGGTGGCTGGGCGAGGTGCTGGCCGAGGCC
Proteins encoded:
- a CDS encoding ABC transporter substrate-binding protein; translated protein: MRKRTTLARISLALIGTALLTTASAAPKKVTGYGSLGVVDGKSGGTYTLALGDSPQSLFYYGAIDNNLGLISQQLFDGLVEFNFATYKIEPALAESWTVSPDGKTYTFKLRQGVKWSDGQTFDADDVIFTYKNLIMNPDAKAGDPANFKLDGKDITISKVNQYAVKFTLPRPAPAFLLQQRYFIVPKHKLVKYTPEGGAKSSDINNAWPGNTAASEIVGTGPFKFQSYTTGQKVSLVRNPNYWKVDAKGQKLPYLDKLEFLIIRDPQAQMAQFLAGNLDQLNSSGAQFPDLKQKEVSGSPIKVGRFTALFGSPPFIAYNFDAKDPELAKVFSDVRFRQALQKAVNRNRIIDSVYNGLASQPGCGVAPANKAFYTNCSTLLGKFDLAAANRALDAMGLSKKNSAGTRLLPSGKALEFDLTYGTDSAVYPPIATILQNDLAKAGVKVNLKGILSSKLISTGQSGDWEALLGAFGDQPDPELRRPIWQPGGSLYYWHRSTQPAKDGDPANTARMAAWEKDIYEIFNQAAVTTDPVKRRALYTKWQLLFAKNLPVTPIAKPENIGAVSSKYGNYIYNLGVIPGYNPVPLIYQK
- a CDS encoding GntR family transcriptional regulator, which gives rise to MSLNAPMTAAPWLVPLDLHSATPVYVQVAQGLRERIEQGELPVGSALPAERELAANLHVSRVTVRQALALLAEQGLLSRKHGSGTFITPPQTAELPSHSLGLLSSFSGDVTSRGQRPGARVLTFEHTRPTAQEAMSLGLSPTEFVYRIRRLRTADGEPLALEQSTLPVVLVGHITAQDVTDASLYALLGTRGLQPQRAIRHLRAVNADADAAGLLEVSVGTAMLSTERLSWTNRNRPIEFARALYRGDRYDFVMELHAQDGA